A single window of Rana temporaria chromosome 1, aRanTem1.1, whole genome shotgun sequence DNA harbors:
- the SDHAF1 gene encoding succinate dehydrogenase assembly factor 1, mitochondrial codes for MIRHSNLQKQVLSLYKQFLRAGKDKPGALPQIQHEFRKNTKIPRTEIMRIEYLVRRGRRQLDQLKDVTTKQVGFFTKPPSNPSGPT; via the coding sequence ATGATAAGACATAGCAACCTCCAGAAACAAGTTCTCAGTCTGTATAAACAGTTTTTACGGGCTGGCAAAGACAAGCCAGGGGCCCTTCCCCAAATCCAGCATGAGTTCAGGAAGAACACAAAGATTCCGAGGACTGAGATTATGCGCATTGAGTACCTGGTGCGCAGGGGCCGTAGGCAGCTGGATCAGCTGAAAGATGTGACTACCAAGCAGGTCGGGTTTTTCACCAAACCCCCTTCAAATCCATCTGGACCTACATGA